In Spirochaetales bacterium, the sequence GGGTGCGGGGGACCACACCGGGGTCGTTTCCGGAGTAGCCGGTTCGGGCGTGGGTGTGATCTCGGCGGCGCGTGCGCTCTCGTCGGGACCCGTTCCCGAAGGCGTGAAATTCCCGTTCCGGGTCAGAATGATTTTGTCGATCATCGCCCCGTCTTCCCTCATATAGATATTAAGCGTCTGAACGCCCGCTTCCAGATCGAACTGGCGGGGACATCGCGCCCATTTCCACGTAAAGGACATCCCGTAATGCCATTCATAGGTCCCCCCGTCATTGAGGGCTGGAGAACAGGAATCGTCGCTTCCCGAGTTCCCCGCTTTGCGTGCCCAGAGGGAGTAGGTTCCCGGTGTGGCAACGGACACGGCGTACGTGACGGCGGGCGCGTTCTTGGAGCCCTTCGCATTGAGGCCCCTATTGGGAAGCGCCCTCATGTACCACCCGTTGCTTGCCCCCCTGACCGAGGCGTTTTCTTTCCATTCCGAACGTGAAAAATATCCGGAGCCGGGAATCTTTTCCGTATAATGCTCGGCTTCCATCACGATGGTCCCGTCCGCCTCGACAAAGATCCCCGCTTCCGGAGTTTCCGGGACGGGTACGGGCGTCGTTATTGCCGGCGCCGGTGTTTCGGGATCCGGATTCGGGGTGGGGTCTTCAGAGGGGGATGAACCGCCGGGTTCCTTCCCCCATACGAGCGTCCCGTCAAAGAAAAGCGAGATGTTTTGCCAATCGGTATAAAAAAAGAAGGATTTGTTGTAGGAATAATCGTTGCTTTCGTCGTAATTCGACCAGTCATCCTTGTTGAAACGAACCATGATAGGTCCAGACTGGCTTCCCGGAGCGAGTGTTCCGGCGCCCGGGGTGAAGGTTATCTCGAGATACCCTTCACGGAAAGATCCGATGATATTGGAACCACCGATCTGAGCCCAGTCGACATTGAATGTTTCATCCGCCAGGCCTTCTTTTGTGTAGTAATATCGAACGGTACAATCGGTGAGGGAGACGGATGCACTCCCCGTGTTGACGATATTCAGGTGTGGCTTGATGTGGTTGTCTGTCGTTGCGCCAAAATCGCCGCACAGATATTGAACTTTCAGATCTGCCGCAAACGATAACGATGCGACAATAAGCATGACAATACATAAAAAAATCGTTTTTTTCATACTTTTTATACCTCCGTTTTTTAATATTTTTTTATTATCACGATGTTTCTTTTTTTTGTCGTCCGAACATACCCGAACGGACGTTTTTTTTAATGCCCATGCCCCGCGGCCGTGATATTTACGGGCATTCGTCTATTACCATATTAAATATGGCCATTAAGATAACGGCGTATCTTATCATAAAAAGGGGAAAAATGCAAATATTTTATTTTAAAAAAATATTGTTTTTACACTTTATATGCAAGAATGAATCCGTTTCCGGCCCGGGGATAAAATAACGATTGTTTTCCGTTCCTTTTTATGATAAAATGAAAAAAATCGTGAAAAAAAAACGTATCGATAAAAAGGGGGATTAAAAAATGAAAAAGGCTTTTTTTCTGCTGTTTATGTTGATACCGATATGCCGGTTTGCCGGCGCGCAAGAAATCGTCGTCCGGTATATGTGCGGCGAACCCACCGAATTTTTCTACAAGATACGCCCTTTTATCTCCCTTGTGAATCGTGGTGAGACGGCTGTATCACTCGCGGGATTACGTGTCCGCTATTATTATACAAAAGAAGGGTATGTGGATCAGAAACTTACGTTCGACTGGACGCCCTCACAGAACGCGTCCGGGGCGTTTCACGACGGATATTTCGAGTTGAGTTTCGCATCCGGGACCCTCGCACCGGGAGAAGAGACCGGAGGATTTCAGATACGCATCGAAAAGGACGGGGGCGGTTATTTCGACCAGTCGGACGATTACTCGTTCGATCCCGATATCGTTTCATATGAGGATTATGAAAAAGTGACCCTTTACCGTGACGGCACCCTCCTCTGGGGTGAGGAACCCCCTTCGCCGCCCGAACCGGCGCCCCCGCCGCCCGCCGGGGACGACTGGCTTTCCACCGACGGCAGCAGGATTGTCGACAGGAACGGTAATTCGGTGAGGCTTACCGGTATCAACTGGTTCGGGTTCGAGACATCGGTGAACGGGTTCTACAATTTCGACAAAATAAACTGGCGATATGCCGTCGAGACCATGACATCGCGCGGATTCAATATCATGAGGCTTCCCCTCTCCGCGGAATTGGTCAATCAGTGGCGCTCGGGTCAGGATCCACTCGTCAATCATGTGGACGGAAAAGTGAACTGGGACATTGACGGGGTCTCGAGTCTCACCCTTTTGGATCTTGTGATCGATTACTGCCAATCGCTCGGGATGAAGATCATGTTCGACATGCACGGGATCGCCAAGGGCCAGAATGAAGCGGTCTGGGGTTCCGTCTCGAATCTGCAGTCGGCGTGGCAGTGGCTCGCGGAACGGTACAGCGTAAACGATACGATAGTCGCCGTGGATCTGTTCAATGAACCACACGGCCAGCCGTTCGGAAACGATCCGGCGGCCGCGAAATGGGACGGTTCGCAGGACGGTAATAACTGGCGAAAGGCGGCCGGTGACATCGGGACGGCAATACTTTCGAGAAACCCGAATCTTCTCATTCTGGTCGAAGGGATCGAATGTTACCCGATGCCCGGTTATACCTACGCGACGGCCGACAAATTTACCTCCTACTTCAACTGGTGGGGCGGTAATCTCCGGGGCGCGGCTGATTATCCTGTGAATCTCGGTTCGCATAATGACAAACTGGTCTATTCCCCCCATGATTACGGACCGGATATCCACCTCCAGCCATGGTTCGTGGACGGATTCACCGGACAGCGGTTGTATGAAGAATGCTGGGGGCCCAACTGGTTCTATATTGCGGAGCGGAATATGGCGCCGGTACTCATCGGGGAGTGGGGGGGAAAGCTTGCCAACGCAAACAACAGGCAGTGGCTTCAATACCTTTCCGATTTCATCGCCGACGAAGGGCTCCACCATACCTTCTGGTGCCTCAATCCCAACTCGGGGGACACGGGTGGGATACTGGGAGACGACTGGAATACGGTCGATGAAACCAAATACGGCATAATAGAGCCGACACTCTGGCAGAATGGCTCGGGAAAATACATCGGACTCGACCATGAGATCGTCCTTTATTCGACGGAAACGGGAACGAATGTGTCCGCCTATTACGGAATTCCGTCACAAACATCACCCCCCACAACGCCGCCGACCTCCCCTCCGGCCGTCACGCCGACCTCCCCTCCCGCACAGACCGCGGGAACCGGTGAGACCGGCGACGTGAATGCGGACGGTGTCGTCAATATCGTCGACGCGCTTTTAATCGCCCAGTATTATGTCGGGCTCGATCCGGCCGGTTTTTTTACCGAGTATGCCGACGCGGATTGCGACGGGAGTATCGGTATTGTCGACGCATTGCTCGTCGCGCAATATTACGTGGGATTGACAGACGAACTCTGCTGATATCGGGGTAATATGCTTACCATTAAAACCGTGTATATCCTCAGGAATTCATTGAGGCTAAATAGGGGGAATTCCCTTATGGTCGATGAATATGCGGCGCAGTACCTTTATAAATGGAGGGGATGAAATAACAAAATTTTTTAAAAAAGAGGGTTCTATTGTGGATGAGAAGAGAAAGTATGATAGGGCGCCCCTGACGACATTAATCGATTATCATGGCGTGGTGGAGGCGGAGGCAAAGAATATTAGTGAAGGCGGGCTTTGTCTGACGTCCAAATTCCCTTTTTCGGTCGGAACACCCCTGTTCCTCGCCGTTTTGCTGCCTGAAGTCGGGACGCTCAATATTATCGGAAAAATCATCAGGTGTCACACGATAAAACAGGAAACATACGAGTGCGGGGTGAAATTTGTTTCTCTTCTTCTTGTCGACAGACAGAAAATACAGAAATATGTCTATGACAGACTCAAAGACGAATCGGACCGGCGAAATAATCCGAGGATCGAGATCGATCTCTATGTGGATTATTCCGTTCCCATCAGAACCGGGGTCAAAAACTATAATTCTGAAGGGCTGTGCATAATCACCCACGAACAATTCAGAAAGGATAATATCATTCTTCTGATCTTTACCGTCAACGACAATAAAAAGTTGTGTGTCTACGGCAAGGTCATCTGGAGCAAACGTCTGAGTGGTGATATATACGAGACCGGAATAAAGTTCTGGGAAATGAACAAGCACGATCTCAATACATTACTCGAATATTTTCACCTCAATAATGTGGAACAAACAAACGAACTTCGTTGATATATCAATATCTCATCTTCAGTATAAACGACCCTTTGAAACGGCCTGTCTGACTCATGCGAGTCGTGCGCACGGAACACGGGATATCGGATAAATATCAGAAAAGGTGCGGTTCCTCGGAAAGCATTTTGAGATAGACCATAATGGGATCGTAGATGAGGTTTGCAGGATCTTTCTTTTTTTTCAGGAGGGAAATCGACGCTTTCAGTTCATCCTTGTCCAGCCAGAATCCCCTGCATGAAGTGCAAAAATCAAGAATAATCGATTTGTCCTGCGGCAGGGCCACTTTTTTCATCGCTTTTCCGCAAAGGGGACAATCACGCTCGGGATATTTGTCACCATGAATCCCGGCATCATAGGCGGTGATATTGTATTCCATTTTCCTTTTTCCGCTTTCCGTCAGCCTGTCCAGTTCGCCCTGGTCCAGCCAGAGACCCGAACATGCGGGGCACCGATCGATTTCGGTATTTTTGAGTTTTTCCTTTACCAGTATTTTATGACAGCTTGGACATTTCATGGTTTCCTCCTCGAAATTTTGTTGTTATCATATTCAATTATATAAAAGAATCGCATCATGTCAAAACGAATTATACTCCTCTGTTTTGAGTTTGTCAGTTTCTTGCACTTGGCTATTCCGTCTAATTCGTTATAATAAAAGAAACTGACAAACTCATTACAATCGGAAATACTGACAATTTAATTAATTGTCAGTATATGAAACAGGGATTGCCGGTCATGGCTATTCCGCCAGGTAAACGACCGGCGGTGTGTATTTATGAAACTTCTTGCGAGTTTCCGGTTTTAATTTTCTGAACACCTGGGGGGTGATGACAAAGCGTCCCCTGTAGTCGCCCCTGTCGATCAGAAAGGCGGTATTCACCGCGTCCCCAAGGATATCGATCGTATCGAAGGGTTTGAAGCGGGCGACAATCACCTCTCCGAAGTGAAGGGAAAAAGTAATCCTGTTACGTAAATTTCGCCTTGAAAATGAGGTTTCAATATCTTTTTTCAGTGAAAGGAGGAGGGCGACCCCCTCGTCCACGGCGTCTTCCGGGAAAATGATGAGTGCCGAATCGCCTATGTATTTGATGATTGATCCCGATGAGGTTTTAATCCGTTCGTTTACGAGTGATGTAAAATCATTCATCAGGCAGAGTACCGCTTCGATTCCCTTTTCCCGTGACAGACGGGCGAATCCCGTCACATCACATGTGCAAATGAGCGTATTTATTTTTTGTCCGCTTGGAATGGTTGAGAAATTCTTCATATGCCTTCTCCCTGTTATTATCGATTATACAGACGGCCTTTTAATCCGACAGTTTAAGGAGGTGTCGCCGGCCTTTTATATATCCGGCAGTTTTTCGGCAATCCCTGTCTTGAATAAGTATACCACGGGAGAACATCGAAGACAAGTGCAAAATATTTCATTAAGCCCTTATATTGTATACCGGGTGAAAAAAGTATAGATTTGACCATGATTGATTTTTTTTTATGGTGAAGAAATGAAGAAACGGTTGATCGAAACCTTTAATTCGATTGCCCCGCATTATGATGAAGAACGGCGGTCATTGATCCCCTGTTTTGACGATTTTTATTCCGTTATCGTGGAACTGGCCGCTTCCGGGAAGGAAAGGCCTGCGATCCTCGACATCGGGGCGGGAACGGGATTGCTTACCGGGTTTCTTTTAAAGAAATTTCCGAAAGCCCGGTTTACCCTTATCGATATTTCAGGCGAAATGCTCGAAGCGGCGCGCAGGAGGTTCAAGCGAAAAAAGAATGTAGGGATAATCCGGGCCGATTACGCACACCATGATTTTTCCGGATCCTTTGATATCATCGTTTCGGCACTTTCTATTCATCACCTTCATGACCGGGAGAAGGCATCTCTCTATAAAAGGATGTACGTGTTACTCAATGACGGCGGTATTTTCATCAATGGGGATCAATTCGCCGCGGCATCGCAGGAGAATGAACGTATCTGTCAAAGGCATTGGCGTGAATGCATTGAAACCTCTCCGTTGAGCAGGGAGAAAAAGGACGGTGCCTACGCAC encodes:
- a CDS encoding cellulase family glycosylhydrolase; the protein is MKKAFFLLFMLIPICRFAGAQEIVVRYMCGEPTEFFYKIRPFISLVNRGETAVSLAGLRVRYYYTKEGYVDQKLTFDWTPSQNASGAFHDGYFELSFASGTLAPGEETGGFQIRIEKDGGGYFDQSDDYSFDPDIVSYEDYEKVTLYRDGTLLWGEEPPSPPEPAPPPPAGDDWLSTDGSRIVDRNGNSVRLTGINWFGFETSVNGFYNFDKINWRYAVETMTSRGFNIMRLPLSAELVNQWRSGQDPLVNHVDGKVNWDIDGVSSLTLLDLVIDYCQSLGMKIMFDMHGIAKGQNEAVWGSVSNLQSAWQWLAERYSVNDTIVAVDLFNEPHGQPFGNDPAAAKWDGSQDGNNWRKAAGDIGTAILSRNPNLLILVEGIECYPMPGYTYATADKFTSYFNWWGGNLRGAADYPVNLGSHNDKLVYSPHDYGPDIHLQPWFVDGFTGQRLYEECWGPNWFYIAERNMAPVLIGEWGGKLANANNRQWLQYLSDFIADEGLHHTFWCLNPNSGDTGGILGDDWNTVDETKYGIIEPTLWQNGSGKYIGLDHEIVLYSTETGTNVSAYYGIPSQTSPPTTPPTSPPAVTPTSPPAQTAGTGETGDVNADGVVNIVDALLIAQYYVGLDPAGFFTEYADADCDGSIGIVDALLVAQYYVGLTDELC
- a CDS encoding PilZ domain-containing protein — protein: MDEKRKYDRAPLTTLIDYHGVVEAEAKNISEGGLCLTSKFPFSVGTPLFLAVLLPEVGTLNIIGKIIRCHTIKQETYECGVKFVSLLLVDRQKIQKYVYDRLKDESDRRNNPRIEIDLYVDYSVPIRTGVKNYNSEGLCIITHEQFRKDNIILLIFTVNDNKKLCVYGKVIWSKRLSGDIYETGIKFWEMNKHDLNTLLEYFHLNNVEQTNELR
- a CDS encoding zf-TFIIB domain-containing protein, whose amino-acid sequence is MKCPSCHKILVKEKLKNTEIDRCPACSGLWLDQGELDRLTESGKRKMEYNITAYDAGIHGDKYPERDCPLCGKAMKKVALPQDKSIILDFCTSCRGFWLDKDELKASISLLKKKKDPANLIYDPIMVYLKMLSEEPHLF
- a CDS encoding adenylate/guanylate cyclase domain-containing protein; this encodes MKNFSTIPSGQKINTLICTCDVTGFARLSREKGIEAVLCLMNDFTSLVNERIKTSSGSIIKYIGDSALIIFPEDAVDEGVALLLSLKKDIETSFSRRNLRNRITFSLHFGEVIVARFKPFDTIDILGDAVNTAFLIDRGDYRGRFVITPQVFRKLKPETRKKFHKYTPPVVYLAE
- a CDS encoding class I SAM-dependent methyltransferase, with the protein product MKKRLIETFNSIAPHYDEERRSLIPCFDDFYSVIVELAASGKERPAILDIGAGTGLLTGFLLKKFPKARFTLIDISGEMLEAARRRFKRKKNVGIIRADYAHHDFSGSFDIIVSALSIHHLHDREKASLYKRMYVLLNDGGIFINGDQFAAASQENERICQRHWRECIETSPLSREKKDGAYARMKLDKTRTVDENIGWLMDAGFTHVEVFYKYFNFGVMYGKK